In Vicia villosa cultivar HV-30 ecotype Madison, WI unplaced genomic scaffold, Vvil1.0 ctg.000680F_1_1, whole genome shotgun sequence, a single window of DNA contains:
- the LOC131630420 gene encoding protein PEP-RELATED DEVELOPMENT ARRESTED 1, chloroplastic-like: MKSCKCFHHLFLLENSTFCICQQIEPYIEDQLLGGGFPLDELTNRNEKENSEDTDTSAQRGALLKGGDQVISVLQEMITLLEDMDMDEDSEKVAVELAAQGVIGKRVDQMESDFMMALDYMIF, from the exons ATGAAGAGCTGCAAGTGCTTTCACCATTTGTTCCTATTAGAGAATTCTACTTTCTGCATCTGTCAACAAATTGAGCCCTACATAGAAGACCAATTACTTGGTGGTGGATTCCCACTCGATGAACTTACTAACCGAAATGAAAAGGAGAACTCGGAAGATACAGATACATCCGCTCAACGTGGAGCGCTTCTTAAAGGAGGAGATCAAGTTATCTCCGTTCTTCAGGAAATGATTACCCTC TTGGAAGATATGGATATGGATGAAGATTCTGAAAAAGTGGCAGTGGAGTTAGCTGCACAAGGAGTTATTGGTAAGAGAGTTGATCAGATGGAATCTGATTTCATGATGGCCCTTGATTACATGATCTTCTAA